In Gambusia affinis linkage group LG06, SWU_Gaff_1.0, whole genome shotgun sequence, one DNA window encodes the following:
- the LOC122832918 gene encoding claudin-4-like, with amino-acid sequence MVSMGRQMLGFVLAVIGFLGTIVTCALPMWKVTAFIGANIVTAQIIWEGLWLNCVTQSTGQMQCKIYDSLLALPQDLQAARALVIVAIIVSAMGILLGIAGGKCTNFVEEPRAKVRVAIASGVVFICAGVLVLVPVCWSANTIIMDFYNPVLTNAQRRERTAMASMGLQMAGCALALFGWIGVLIACAAPMWRVTAFIGSNIVTSQIMWEGIWMSCVVQSTGQMQCKGYDSMLALSNDLQGARALVVVSIVVGIVGLLIAFVGGKCTNFIPEEKVKAKASVAAGAVLIVSGVLCLVPVSWTASIIIQDFYNPLVVEAQKREIGASLYIGWGAAALLTLGGGLLCASCPPNKETAPSVKYLLNRSGGNSKGESYRSSSLTKTYI; translated from the exons ATGGTGTCAATGGGACGACAGATGCTGGGCTTCGTCCTGGCCGTCATCGGCTTCCTCGGGACCATCGTCACCTGCGCACTACCCATGTGGAAGGTCACGGCCTTCATCGGCGCCAACATCGTGACGGCGCAGATCATCTGGGAAGGCCTGTGGTTGAACTGCGTGACGCAGAGCACGGGCCAGATGCAGTGTAAGATCTACGACTCGCTGCTGGCGCTGCCGCAGGACCTGCAGGCCGCCCGGGCGCTGGTGATCGTCGCCATCATCGTCTCCGCCATGGGGATCCTCCTGGGCATCGCCGGAGGAAAGTGCACCAACTTCGTTGAGGAGCCGCGCGCCAAAGTCAGGGTGGCCATCGCGTCCGGGGTGGTCTTCATCTGCGCCGGGGTTCTGGTGTTGGTTCCCGTGTGCTGGTCCGCCAACACCATCATCATGGACTTCTACAACCCGGTATTGACCAACGCCCAGCGGCGGGA ACGCACAGCGATGGCCTCCATGGGGTTGCAGATGGCCGGTTGTGCCTTGGCGCTCTTCGGTTGGATCGGGGTTCTCATCGCCTGCGCTGCACCCATGTGGCGGGTCACGGCCTTCATCGGCAGCAACATTGTGACCTCGCAGATCATGTGGGAGGGCATCTGGATGAGCTGCGTGGTGCAGAGCACCGGCCAGATGCAGTGCAAGGGCTACGACTCCATGCTGGCGTTGAGCAATGACCTTCAGGGCGCCAGAGCTTTGGTGGTGGTTTCCATCGTCGTCGGCATTGTGGGACTCCTGATTGCTTTCGTCGGGGGAAAGTGCACAAACTTCATTCCGGAGGAGAAGGTCAAGGCCAAGGCCTCGGTGGCTGCAGGAGCCGTCCTGATCGTCAGCGGAGTCCTCTGCCTCGTTCCCGTTTCCTGGACGGCCAGCATCATCATCCAGGACTTCTACAACCCTCTGGTGGTGGAGGCGCAGAAACGAGAGATCGGGGCGTCCCTGTACATCGGCTGGGGCGCCGCGGCGCTGCTGACCCTGGGAGGGGGGCTTCTGTGTGCCAGCTGCCCCCCAAACAAGGAAACCGCCCCCTCTGTGAAGTATCTGCTGAACAGGTCGGGAGGAAACAGCAAAGGAGAATCATACCGATCATCCTCGCTGACGAAGACGTATATTTGA